A window of Chitinophagales bacterium contains these coding sequences:
- a CDS encoding transposase — protein MKKIITEWPQFYTATILDWKRLLKQDKYKDIVIASLRFLVKSRRVRIFGFVIMSNHIHLIWQVEPDFKQSDVKRDFLKYTAQKIKADLRRSHPQVLDRFLVCSSDRHYQFWKRGSLSVELRSRAVFFQKLEYIHWNPVKAFLSSTPEEYKYSSASFYETGLDNWGFLTHYTE, from the coding sequence ATGAAGAAGATTATAACGGAATGGCCTCAGTTTTATACTGCAACAATTTTAGATTGGAAGAGGTTGTTGAAGCAGGATAAATACAAGGATATTGTAATTGCTAGCCTCCGATTTCTTGTTAAATCCAGAAGGGTTCGGATTTTTGGATTTGTAATAATGTCTAATCACATCCATCTTATTTGGCAAGTTGAACCTGATTTTAAACAGTCTGACGTAAAAAGAGATTTTCTAAAGTACACGGCTCAAAAAATAAAGGCAGACCTGCGAAGAAGCCATCCACAGGTGTTGGATCGGTTCCTTGTTTGCTCATCCGATCGCCACTATCAATTTTGGAAGAGAGGATCTTTAAGTGTTGAATTAAGATCGCGTGCTGTGTTTTTTCAGAAATTGGAATATATTCATTGGAATCCTGTAAAAGCGTTTCTTTCTTCTACGCCGGAAGAGTATAAGTATTCTTCAGCTTCTTTTTATGAAACTGGCTTGGATAATTGGGGTTTTTTAACTCATTATACTGAGTGA
- a CDS encoding glycosyl transferase has translation MKILYAVQATGNGHISRAMELLPHLSQKGEVDIFLSGSNSTLAIDAPVKFRSQGLSLFYKCDGGLDYWKMTRAYSPLRLKKEINELPVEKYDLVLNDFDHITSAACAKKGVPSVNFGHQASFVSEKTPRPSIKSRIGEWILLNYARATRQAGLHFERYDEFIFTPVIKQMILDAQPTDGGYVTVYLPAYCEPQLKSLFNKLPDFRFEIFSRETKSDRTEGHITWKPVNKQLFNESLIHCTGIITGGGFETPAEALHLGKKILSIPIRGQYEQQCNAAALRKMGITTLERLDELFPEEFYNWIYCKKALKKDYSRSVPDLLHHVFG, from the coding sequence ATGAAGATCTTATACGCTGTTCAAGCTACCGGAAACGGCCATATCAGCAGGGCCATGGAATTGCTTCCCCACCTTAGCCAGAAAGGGGAAGTGGATATTTTTCTCAGTGGGAGTAACAGCACCCTGGCCATTGATGCGCCGGTGAAATTCCGTAGCCAGGGATTAAGCCTTTTTTATAAATGCGATGGGGGACTGGATTATTGGAAAATGACCAGGGCCTATTCACCGCTGCGGCTGAAAAAAGAGATCAATGAACTCCCGGTGGAGAAATATGATCTGGTGCTGAACGATTTTGACCATATAACTTCCGCTGCCTGTGCCAAAAAAGGAGTTCCCTCGGTCAACTTTGGACACCAGGCCAGCTTTGTATCAGAGAAAACACCAAGGCCTTCCATCAAGAGCCGTATTGGTGAATGGATCCTCCTTAACTATGCAAGAGCCACCCGGCAGGCAGGACTTCATTTTGAGCGGTATGATGAATTCATTTTCACCCCGGTGATCAAGCAAATGATTCTGGATGCCCAGCCTACAGACGGTGGATATGTAACGGTCTACCTTCCTGCCTACTGCGAACCACAACTTAAAAGCTTGTTCAATAAACTTCCCGATTTCCGATTTGAGATCTTCTCCAGAGAAACCAAGTCCGACCGGACCGAAGGGCATATAACCTGGAAACCGGTAAATAAACAACTGTTCAATGAAAGCCTGATCCATTGTACCGGTATCATCACCGGAGGAGGCTTTGAAACCCCTGCCGAAGCCCTTCACCTCGGCAAAAAGATCCTCTCGATTCCCATCCGGGGGCAATATGAACAGCAATGCAATGCCGCCGCACTACGGAAAATGGGTATCACCACCCTGGAAAGACTCGACGAACTCTTTCCCGAAGAGTTCTACAACTGGATCTATTGCAAAAAAGCCCTTAAAAAGGATTATAGCCGTTCTGTGCCGGATCTTCTTCACCATGTTTTTGGTTGA
- a CDS encoding UDP-2,3-diacylglucosamine diphosphatase: protein MERRLVDVVVLSDLHLGTYGSRAKEILTYLKSISPRILILNGDILDIWQISKRYFPPSHAAVLKEVISMLTKGTKVVYITGNHDELLRKYTDMNMGNFQLTDKLIIEIDNKMTWIFHGDVFDNTTKGAAKLWAKMGSNGYAALLLFNKAINYCFKLIGRERVSLSKKVMASVNKAVIRINDFETTAAEIAIRKKYDYVICGHIHQPQKRVVKNEEGSVVYLNSGDWVEHLTSLEYYNNDWHIYTYDEKVMNTVQVRDIEARKETDVVTAEIALYLHSLAM from the coding sequence ATGGAAAGAAGATTGGTTGATGTGGTTGTGCTGTCTGACCTTCATCTAGGAACATATGGAAGCCGGGCCAAAGAGATCCTCACTTATTTAAAGAGTATCAGCCCCCGTATCCTGATTCTGAATGGAGATATCCTGGATATCTGGCAAATTTCAAAGCGATACTTTCCCCCTTCTCACGCCGCCGTTTTGAAAGAAGTGATCAGCATGCTTACGAAAGGAACCAAGGTGGTGTACATTACCGGAAACCATGATGAATTATTGCGTAAGTATACTGATATGAACATGGGGAATTTTCAACTGACAGATAAACTCATCATTGAGATCGACAATAAGATGACCTGGATCTTTCATGGAGATGTGTTTGATAATACCACCAAGGGTGCTGCCAAGCTGTGGGCAAAGATGGGGAGCAATGGATACGCCGCCCTGTTGCTATTTAATAAAGCGATCAATTATTGTTTTAAACTGATTGGTCGTGAGCGGGTGTCTTTATCAAAAAAAGTTATGGCGAGTGTGAATAAAGCCGTGATCCGGATCAATGATTTTGAAACGACCGCCGCGGAGATCGCCATCCGAAAAAAATATGATTATGTGATCTGTGGGCATATCCATCAGCCCCAGAAAAGGGTGGTGAAAAACGAGGAAGGAAGTGTGGTGTACCTGAACAGTGGTGATTGGGTAGAACACCTGACCTCCTTAGAATATTATAATAATGACTGGCATATTTATACCTACGACGAAAAAGTGATGAATACGGTGCAGGTGCGCGATATCGAGGCCCGAAAGGAAACCGATGTTGTTACTGCAGAAATAGCCTTGTATTTACACTCCTTAGCAATGTAA
- a CDS encoding SusC/RagA family TonB-linked outer membrane protein produces MREKMNWLRQLSALLVCLSMATLVQAQNVLSGKVLNENGQPLSGASVTVKGTKQSTSTDNEGNFSLNASSSDVLVISFVGYGQLEVKGNQSSSVILYPDSKSMSEVVVTALGIRKEKKKLGYAIQELKGEEFTVARESNVVNQLAGKVAGVTVVGSPSGIGGSSRVSIRGERSVDLNKNQPLYVVDGVPVSNAITGASGRGNLEVDFGNGAGFLNPDDIESMSVLKGAAASALYGSRAANGVILIKTKSGRRGKGIGLEVNSNVTLESALKLPEYQTVYGQGNGSGGAFAFVNGGGGGLADGTDEGWGPAFSGNFNFPQYNSPRTLNGQLINFTGGDLNAPAGSVITSTPWVADKDNLKNFLETGTTFTNNVAMVGGNENGDFRLSYTNLDQKGIVPNTDLKRNTLSLSAGYNLSKKLSVKSFVSYIKSESDNRPSISYGTESIMYLFNCWLPASVKVSDMKRLWQPGLENQKQYSWNYNYHDNPYLTVMENTNGQYYDRIIGNIILKYDFTNWLSLQVRTATDWSNERREYRRAFSTQRFPFGQYRETGIVNEERNTDFLFTANKEITSDLAFSASLGGNQMRQTSRFKEDVAGQLNIPGIYSLNNSRIALVVEQSNVAKRINSLYGSVGFSYKNKIFLDLTGRNDWSSALTLPENLKAFGTEDNSYFYSSAALSAIISDMVELPEVFSFLKLRASLAQVGNDTDPFAFTQTYNRSDPFGAYQVYSETSSLANLNLKPEISSAYEFGTDIRLFKNRIGLDLTYYQSRTKNQILNIPLSNTSGYDTRKINAGLIKNYGFEAMLTGSILKGKNLTWDAYINFSTNRSTVIELSDGLTNYVMASRRVSVEARVGERMGDMYGIGFARVQSSDPTKPYYDASGQYTGQMVFGSNGRPIYTTNRIKLGNYNPDWMMGIGNSLNYKGIRLSFLFDIRQGGEIYSETQTVGREGGIIVETLEGRADGYDLSKPGNGVIGQGVVFSGGTTGTISPNTTKVTAREWHTAWTGGRGVAEGVMYDASFVKLRELQIGYSLPDKLFGKLPFRGVTVSLVGRNLLLWDKVPHVDPENMSYSGGTALPGIEYMSIPTTRSYGFNLSFKL; encoded by the coding sequence ATGAGAGAAAAAATGAATTGGCTCCGCCAGTTATCCGCCTTGCTGGTTTGTTTAAGCATGGCTACACTGGTACAGGCCCAAAATGTACTTTCAGGGAAAGTACTCAATGAAAACGGCCAGCCATTAAGCGGGGCCAGTGTTACCGTAAAAGGAACAAAACAATCCACCTCCACGGACAATGAAGGCAATTTCAGCCTCAATGCCTCTTCCTCCGATGTATTAGTGATCTCGTTTGTGGGATACGGTCAACTCGAAGTAAAAGGCAATCAATCAAGTTCCGTGATACTTTATCCCGACAGTAAGAGTATGTCGGAGGTAGTTGTCACTGCCCTGGGTATCCGCAAGGAGAAAAAGAAACTAGGGTATGCCATTCAGGAATTAAAAGGTGAAGAGTTTACCGTGGCCCGTGAATCAAATGTCGTTAACCAACTGGCGGGCAAAGTGGCTGGTGTGACCGTAGTAGGCAGCCCATCCGGTATTGGTGGTTCTTCCCGTGTTTCCATTCGTGGTGAGCGTTCGGTTGACCTCAATAAAAACCAACCTTTATATGTAGTGGATGGAGTTCCCGTTAGCAATGCCATCACAGGAGCATCTGGCCGGGGTAACCTGGAAGTGGATTTTGGAAATGGCGCCGGATTTCTCAATCCAGATGACATTGAATCCATGAGTGTATTAAAAGGAGCTGCCGCTTCGGCCCTGTATGGTTCACGCGCAGCCAATGGGGTTATCCTTATCAAGACCAAGAGTGGACGTCGCGGAAAAGGGATCGGTCTTGAAGTGAACAGTAACGTAACATTGGAGTCTGCACTCAAACTTCCCGAATATCAGACCGTTTACGGACAAGGAAACGGAAGTGGTGGTGCTTTTGCTTTTGTCAATGGTGGTGGTGGCGGTTTGGCCGATGGTACCGATGAAGGATGGGGCCCTGCATTCTCGGGTAATTTTAATTTCCCTCAATACAATTCACCCCGCACCCTGAATGGCCAATTGATCAATTTTACCGGCGGTGACCTGAACGCACCTGCCGGTAGCGTGATCACTTCCACACCCTGGGTAGCTGACAAAGATAATTTGAAGAATTTCCTGGAAACCGGAACCACGTTTACCAACAACGTAGCCATGGTGGGTGGCAATGAGAACGGAGATTTTCGCCTGAGCTATACCAATCTCGATCAAAAAGGGATCGTACCCAATACCGATCTCAAAAGAAATACCCTCTCTCTGTCTGCCGGTTATAACCTGAGCAAGAAGTTATCGGTGAAATCTTTCGTAAGCTATATTAAAAGCGAAAGCGATAACCGTCCGTCTATCAGCTACGGTACAGAAAGCATCATGTACTTGTTCAACTGCTGGTTACCTGCTTCTGTAAAAGTGAGCGATATGAAACGTTTGTGGCAACCTGGTCTGGAGAACCAAAAGCAGTATAGCTGGAACTATAACTATCATGATAATCCGTATCTGACCGTAATGGAAAATACCAATGGTCAGTACTATGATCGCATCATTGGCAATATCATCCTCAAGTATGATTTCACCAACTGGCTGAGTCTGCAGGTACGTACGGCTACCGATTGGAGTAATGAACGCCGGGAATACCGCCGGGCCTTCAGTACCCAGCGTTTTCCCTTTGGTCAGTACAGGGAAACAGGTATCGTAAATGAAGAAAGAAATACCGACTTCCTGTTCACTGCCAATAAGGAGATCACATCCGATCTCGCCTTTAGTGCCAGCCTCGGTGGTAACCAAATGCGCCAGACCTCTCGCTTTAAAGAGGATGTAGCCGGGCAATTAAATATCCCCGGTATCTACAGCCTGAACAACTCCCGTATCGCCCTGGTGGTTGAACAAAGCAATGTGGCCAAGCGCATCAACAGCTTGTATGGTTCTGTTGGCTTCTCGTACAAGAACAAAATATTTCTGGACCTGACCGGTCGTAACGACTGGAGCAGCGCCCTGACCCTCCCTGAAAACCTCAAAGCCTTTGGAACAGAGGATAATTCCTATTTCTATTCTTCCGCGGCTTTGAGCGCCATCATCAGCGATATGGTGGAACTGCCCGAAGTGTTTAGTTTCCTGAAACTTCGCGCCAGCCTCGCACAAGTGGGTAACGATACGGATCCTTTTGCCTTTACCCAAACCTACAACAGAAGCGATCCCTTTGGTGCTTACCAGGTGTATAGTGAGACCAGCAGCCTCGCCAACCTGAACCTGAAACCCGAGATCAGCTCTGCCTACGAGTTTGGTACGGATATCCGGTTATTCAAAAACCGCATCGGATTGGATCTGACCTATTATCAAAGCCGTACCAAAAACCAGATCCTGAATATCCCCCTGTCTAACACCAGTGGATATGATACCCGTAAGATCAACGCCGGTTTGATCAAGAACTATGGATTTGAAGCTATGTTGACTGGATCTATCCTGAAAGGAAAGAACCTGACCTGGGATGCCTACATCAACTTCTCCACCAACCGCAGTACTGTTATCGAATTGAGTGATGGGTTGACCAACTATGTAATGGCCAGTCGTCGGGTAAGTGTGGAAGCCCGCGTAGGGGAACGTATGGGTGATATGTACGGTATCGGTTTTGCAAGAGTACAGAGCTCCGATCCTACCAAACCCTACTATGATGCCAGTGGACAATACACCGGGCAAATGGTATTTGGAAGCAACGGACGTCCCATTTATACAACCAACCGCATCAAATTAGGGAACTACAATCCGGATTGGATGATGGGTATTGGAAACAGCCTGAACTATAAAGGCATCCGCTTATCCTTCCTCTTTGATATCCGTCAGGGTGGGGAGATCTATTCTGAAACGCAGACCGTAGGCCGTGAAGGAGGAATCATTGTGGAAACGCTTGAAGGAAGGGCCGATGGATATGACCTGAGCAAACCCGGAAATGGCGTGATCGGACAGGGTGTTGTTTTCTCCGGAGGTACAACCGGCACTATCAGTCCGAATACAACCAAGGTTACCGCCCGCGAATGGCATACGGCCTGGACTGGTGGACGCGGTGTTGCAGAGGGAGTCATGTATGATGCTTCTTTTGTTAAGCTCCGCGAGTTGCAGATCGGTTACTCGCTTCCTGATAAGCTATTTGGTAAACTTCCTTTCCGTGGAGTAACCGTATCGCTGGTAGGACGTAACCTCCTGCTGTGGGATAAAGTGCCCCACGTGGATCCCGAGAACATGTCCTACTCTGGGGGCACAGCGCTTCCTGGTATCGAGTACATGAGTATCCCTACCACCCGCAGTTATGGATTTAACCTCAGCTTCAAACTCTAA
- a CDS encoding SusD/RagB family nutrient-binding outer membrane lipoprotein encodes MKLSKIWIPVLALVVGIGCTKDFEEVNTNLNNPIDVTPDLLLSGIIRSTMNQQVSEAWGIGNIVVQHHAKIQFVNEDRYGWNEQNGIWNNVYGNYRNLQNILTKVGGDESNPYYGVSLILKSWMFSLATDAYGDIPYSEAGKAKTEGLYQPVYDKQEDIYTGILADLKKANESLATAIGSFNGDLIYGGGSSALIKWRKLANSLRLRYLMRLSKKKNVNADMQAILSDPTNNPIFTGNADNAELKYLAAAPNQWPLYGTRVGSFDEFRVSKTLTDRLTALGDTRINVFGRPTQTSVANGTPQILGVPNGLSDVDALAYNGGVQGVSRVGYTFACLVCNDNGQAPPDPAAPRALLMTYAELQFILAEARQKGMITTGDAETYYLNGINANFAYWQSVVPAAYGLNVNMPAGYLTQSGVAFTGTDAEKLAKIALQKWIALYFNGLEAWYDWKRTGMPEIIPGPANLNNNKVPVRYIYPQSEQSLNGTNRAAAVSRQGTDDLNTRPWIFQ; translated from the coding sequence ATGAAACTGTCAAAAATATGGATCCCGGTACTGGCCCTTGTAGTTGGCATCGGGTGTACCAAAGACTTTGAAGAGGTCAATACAAACCTGAATAACCCGATCGATGTAACACCCGATCTGTTGCTGAGTGGAATCATTCGCAGCACCATGAACCAACAGGTAAGCGAAGCCTGGGGTATCGGAAACATCGTGGTTCAGCATCATGCCAAGATCCAGTTTGTAAACGAAGACCGCTATGGCTGGAATGAACAAAATGGTATCTGGAACAATGTTTATGGTAACTATCGTAACCTGCAGAACATCCTGACCAAAGTCGGGGGAGATGAATCAAATCCCTATTACGGAGTGTCCCTGATCCTCAAATCCTGGATGTTTTCACTCGCCACGGATGCTTATGGAGATATTCCCTATTCAGAAGCTGGTAAGGCCAAGACCGAAGGGTTGTATCAACCGGTTTATGATAAACAGGAAGATATTTACACCGGCATCCTCGCTGATCTGAAGAAAGCCAATGAATCATTGGCAACAGCCATCGGGTCTTTCAACGGCGATCTGATCTACGGTGGTGGTTCCTCTGCGCTGATCAAATGGAGAAAACTCGCCAATTCCCTTCGCCTCCGTTACCTGATGCGTTTGTCGAAAAAGAAGAACGTGAATGCAGATATGCAAGCGATTCTGAGCGACCCAACCAATAACCCCATTTTTACCGGGAATGCTGATAATGCTGAACTCAAGTACTTGGCAGCAGCGCCAAACCAGTGGCCTTTGTATGGCACGCGCGTTGGTTCTTTTGATGAGTTTCGCGTAAGTAAGACATTGACTGATCGGCTTACTGCTTTGGGAGATACACGGATCAATGTTTTTGGCCGCCCCACACAAACCTCTGTGGCGAATGGTACTCCTCAGATCCTGGGTGTACCCAACGGTCTCAGTGATGTAGATGCCCTGGCATACAATGGAGGGGTACAAGGCGTATCGCGTGTAGGCTATACGTTTGCCTGTCTGGTATGCAACGACAATGGGCAAGCGCCTCCTGATCCCGCAGCCCCTCGCGCTTTGCTGATGACCTATGCCGAACTTCAGTTCATTCTTGCTGAAGCGCGTCAGAAAGGAATGATCACCACCGGTGATGCAGAAACCTATTACCTGAACGGGATCAATGCCAACTTTGCATACTGGCAATCCGTGGTACCCGCCGCCTATGGTTTGAATGTAAACATGCCGGCAGGATACCTCACCCAATCGGGCGTGGCTTTTACAGGTACAGATGCCGAGAAACTGGCTAAGATCGCTTTGCAAAAATGGATCGCTCTATACTTTAACGGACTCGAAGCCTGGTACGACTGGAAGAGAACGGGCATGCCCGAGATCATTCCTGGTCCGGCCAACCTGAACAATAATAAAGTGCCTGTACGGTATATCTATCCTCAGTCGGAGCAATCATTGAATGGCACTAACCGCGCGGCAGCTGTATCCCGTCAGGGTACAGATGACCTGAACACCAGACCCTGGATTTTCCAATAG
- a CDS encoding alkaline phosphatase family protein codes for MKKVYLLQVFFFLVLSGNAQTKTENVVVITLDGLRWQELFAGADSQLINDDTYVHNARELKKKFWANEPSERRMKFMPFMWGTIAKQGQIYGNRWMGNKVNNANPYWFSYPGYNEIFTGFPDDSVNSNDKRLNKNENVLEYLHRQKDFKGKIAAFTSWDCFDAILNEPRSGFLVSSGFDKTGLNTPEFRMLDEAQFLSPQPLGDGVRPDFLTYTFAKKYLETFKPRLLYIGFDETDDYAHSGKYDEYLYSGYMTDKWIGDIWNYLQSQPQYKDKTTLLITTDHGRGDKEKKQWTSHGEKVPDASEIWFAAIGPDTRPLGEMKEEGQWYQRQVATTIAAVLGYDFKPKHPVMEPFRSVLAK; via the coding sequence ATGAAAAAGGTGTATCTCCTTCAGGTCTTTTTTTTCCTGGTATTGAGCGGTAATGCCCAAACAAAGACAGAAAACGTTGTAGTCATTACGCTGGATGGGCTTCGTTGGCAGGAATTATTTGCCGGAGCTGACAGTCAATTGATCAATGATGATACTTATGTCCACAACGCCAGAGAACTGAAGAAAAAGTTCTGGGCAAACGAACCAAGTGAACGGCGAATGAAATTCATGCCTTTCATGTGGGGTACTATTGCCAAACAAGGGCAGATCTATGGAAACCGTTGGATGGGTAATAAGGTGAATAATGCCAATCCGTATTGGTTCTCTTATCCTGGCTATAATGAGATATTTACCGGCTTCCCGGACGACAGTGTAAATTCTAATGATAAAAGGCTTAATAAAAACGAGAATGTTCTGGAGTACTTACACCGGCAGAAGGATTTTAAAGGCAAGATCGCGGCCTTTACCTCCTGGGATTGCTTTGACGCGATATTGAATGAACCCCGGAGTGGTTTTCTGGTAAGTTCCGGGTTTGATAAAACCGGATTGAATACACCCGAATTCAGGATGCTTGATGAAGCCCAGTTTCTTTCACCTCAACCGCTTGGAGATGGTGTCAGACCCGATTTTCTGACCTATACGTTTGCCAAAAAATACCTTGAGACCTTTAAACCGAGATTATTGTATATCGGGTTTGATGAAACAGATGACTATGCACACTCGGGTAAATATGATGAATATCTATACAGCGGGTATATGACGGATAAATGGATCGGGGACATATGGAATTATCTGCAATCACAACCTCAGTACAAGGACAAGACCACACTGCTAATTACCACGGACCATGGAAGAGGGGATAAAGAAAAAAAGCAATGGACAAGTCATGGGGAGAAAGTACCTGATGCCAGTGAGATCTGGTTTGCTGCAATCGGACCGGATACAAGGCCTTTGGGTGAAATGAAGGAAGAAGGGCAGTGGTATCAGCGGCAGGTGGCCACCACCATTGCGGCGGTACTGGGTTATGATTTTAAACCCAAACACCCTGTGATGGAACCTTTTAGGTCTGTGTTAGCAAAGTAA
- a CDS encoding HAD hydrolase-like protein, giving the protein MAVKLVVFDIAGTTVRDDGSVATAFRNAFVKNGFEISLEDTHPYMGVKKVVAVQMMLEQLGARYTADDIQRIHADFVNEMIDYYEYDPSVKPFADTEEVFQSLKEKGVRIALNTGFPRIIAETIVNRFQWMERGLIDDLIASDEVKDGRPSPLMIEQLMHRAGIDDPMMVAKVGDTTVDIEEGRAAGCFYIISVTTGSGTMEELAPYSPTHIVNNLTEVFEVLSKN; this is encoded by the coding sequence ATGGCAGTAAAGCTCGTTGTCTTCGATATCGCTGGTACCACCGTCCGTGATGACGGATCCGTTGCCACTGCTTTCCGGAATGCTTTTGTAAAAAATGGATTTGAAATCAGTCTGGAGGACACCCATCCCTATATGGGGGTAAAGAAAGTGGTTGCCGTGCAAATGATGCTTGAACAGTTAGGTGCCCGCTATACGGCCGACGATATTCAAAGGATCCATGCGGATTTTGTGAATGAGATGATCGATTATTATGAGTATGATCCATCGGTCAAACCCTTTGCAGATACAGAAGAGGTTTTTCAGTCACTCAAAGAGAAGGGTGTAAGGATCGCCCTGAATACAGGCTTCCCTCGCATTATTGCGGAAACCATTGTGAACCGTTTTCAATGGATGGAACGCGGTTTGATCGATGACCTGATCGCCAGTGATGAAGTAAAAGATGGCCGGCCTTCCCCTCTCATGATCGAACAACTGATGCACCGTGCAGGTATTGACGACCCAATGATGGTTGCCAAGGTGGGAGATACCACGGTAGATATTGAAGAAGGCCGTGCGGCTGGTTGTTTTTATATCATTTCGGTGACAACGGGCTCCGGCACTATGGAGGAATTGGCCCCTTATTCCCCCACGCATATTGTCAATAACCTGACAGAGGTTTTTGAAGTGCTTTCTAAAAATTAA
- a CDS encoding TIGR03364 family FAD-dependent oxidoreductase: MPKAIVIGAGIAGLATARALAVKGYQVTVIERSSRAVGASIRNFGMVWPIGQPDGVLYERAMRSRSIWIDVCTEAGIWFDPVGSLHLAYRPEEWQVLEELQVAYGHRQTRLLNANEVRACSPFSQPEGLLGGWFSPTETIVDPRQAIALIPNWLEGKYGVKFIWDKAVTDIAYPAVYAGKEMWESDRIFVCSGADFETLYPELFQEAPITKCKLQMMRMAGQPNGQRIGPALCGGLSLAHYTSFRAAPSLDGLKKKFEQDYPELLKWGIHVMVSQNQAGELTVGDSHEYGPTHDPFDRQYINQLILDYLSQFARFPNEQVIETWNGIYPKLTNGGTEWVLQPESGVTIINGVGGAGMTLSFGLAEEVVVREA, encoded by the coding sequence ATGCCTAAAGCCATCGTTATTGGTGCCGGAATTGCAGGTCTTGCCACGGCCCGCGCCCTCGCTGTTAAAGGATATCAGGTCACTGTCATAGAAAGATCCAGCCGGGCTGTTGGCGCTTCCATTCGCAATTTTGGAATGGTATGGCCAATAGGTCAACCGGATGGTGTATTATATGAAAGGGCAATGCGTTCGCGAAGTATATGGATAGATGTTTGTACTGAGGCCGGTATCTGGTTTGATCCCGTTGGCTCTCTGCACCTGGCCTACCGACCGGAGGAATGGCAGGTGTTGGAAGAACTACAAGTTGCTTACGGTCATCGCCAAACCCGTTTGCTGAATGCAAATGAAGTAAGGGCCTGTTCCCCTTTTTCACAACCAGAGGGATTATTGGGTGGATGGTTTAGTCCGACTGAAACCATTGTAGATCCCCGACAAGCCATTGCCCTGATTCCTAACTGGCTCGAAGGAAAATATGGTGTAAAATTTATTTGGGATAAAGCAGTTACCGATATTGCCTATCCTGCCGTATATGCCGGAAAAGAAATGTGGGAGTCAGACCGGATCTTTGTTTGTAGTGGTGCTGATTTTGAAACGCTTTATCCCGAACTTTTCCAGGAAGCGCCCATTACAAAATGTAAACTTCAAATGATGCGTATGGCCGGTCAGCCCAATGGGCAACGGATCGGCCCCGCGCTTTGTGGCGGACTCTCTCTGGCACATTATACCAGTTTCCGGGCGGCCCCTTCTTTGGACGGATTGAAGAAAAAATTTGAACAGGATTATCCTGAATTACTGAAATGGGGTATTCATGTGATGGTTTCTCAAAACCAGGCCGGTGAACTTACGGTAGGCGATTCACATGAATACGGACCGACGCATGACCCATTTGACCGGCAGTATATTAATCAACTGATCCTCGATTACCTTTCTCAATTTGCACGCTTTCCCAATGAACAGGTCATTGAGACCTGGAACGGCATTTATCCCAAACTCACCAATGGCGGAACGGAATGGGTGCTACAACCCGAAAGTGGTGTAACCATCATCAATGGTGTCGGTGGGGCAGGGATGACATTGAGTTTTGGGTTGGCGGAGGAGGTGGTGGTTCGGGAGGCGTGA